From the Cololabis saira isolate AMF1-May2022 chromosome 13, fColSai1.1, whole genome shotgun sequence genome, the window GCGTCTACCTACATTGGGAATTTTCAGCGCAAAATGATAGTTACACTATCactactatataaataaaattaaataaatgtgcaATAAATATTAGCATATACCATCACATTCTCAATATGAAGGTTTATGATGTGATTGTATACACAcatatctatatctatctatatatatatatatatatatatatatatatatatatatatatatatatatgtatgtgtgtgtgtgtgtgtgtgtgtgtgtgtgtgtgtgtgtgtgtgtgtgtgtgtaagtagatatatacatagatataaagcagatgcagttaatagagacagtatagtgtaaataagtatatttatataaatatttatagcaCATgcgtgtacaaatatatagaaatattctataaactatgtgtatgtatgtataggtatgtgtgtgagtataattacagtatataataataatactgttatttagcagtgtgagtacagtgtgtgagtttttATAAATatgggttaaatgattagtgaatgggggtaggattaaataactttacacttcttcctactccttttttgcacgTGTAAATTAAGTTATCAAGtgctaaaggatgaaattctttgttttgttgttttgttttcttaaacttctcttgaagtgtagttttttttttacatgtacaaaaataaaataaatcgaatcaaatacatttttacagcatgtCTCCGTCTCTCTTGTTTTGGAAATCGTAAGTAATTTGGAATTAACAGTCTAATACAACATATGGATTATCCTACATTATACCTATCTATATGAATTTTAAGAGCAAAATGATTTTATCCATATTatgaccctttttttttcttcaaacgcTGACACAACTTCCCCAGATGTTATCCAAATGTTTTGGTCAGAATACCCCAGAAATTCAACAGTTTAGTTTTTAATCAATTTTTACTGCTCCATTCAGCTGACGTTGGTTTTAGTGGCTGGGTCAGTCACTTGACTCCACCCTCTGAACTCCAGGAGTGATCTTTTGAATCCAGTGTTTAAAGCTTTGTGTTGTCTGCGTCAGAGGTACAGCAAAATAAGCAAGATGTGAAGTTAGTGGAGATGAAGATGGATAGGCTGAACATTTCTCACTGGtctggatctgtgatgtcacagcaaTTTGCAAGTCTGAACGGGTCACTAAATAGGGAATTTTTAGACCTGGGCCATCAGAACAACTATAAGGGTCGAGTTTTTAAATGATGATGGTGCCTTTGAACATCCAGATAAATTATCTTAAGCACAGACAAAGTTGTTTCTCCTGTCTCCAAGTAAACGAAATGTCCACCAAATGGGAGGCTAACATATAGCTCAGTTTAGACACACACTGTCAACAGAATTTTACATGACACATCCAGCAAGGTAACAATAGTGAACAAGTTTGTGGGACACAGAAAAGCAAATTAAGATCATTTCTCCAAAATTATGAATTCTCCAACCTGTCAAACtaaattcagttcagtttaacAATACTCTGTAAATGCCCAAAATGAGACGAAATTAAATGTTGCAAATACTTTTATTATCCAAGTTTCTTCAAAGAGACCTTGTGGATGGTTAtggctgtgggcaggaaggctCTCCTGTAGTGCTCTTAGTTACAGCTGATCTGAAGaagcctctgactgaagactgTTGTTGAATTACTGCTCAGGGTTGTCCATTGCATTTTTCAGTACAGGAGGCTTCAGAACAGTCACCAGAGGAGAAACAGCTTTCTTTAcctgtctcttttttttattcacttgcTCTGATGCTGCTTCTCCAACAGATCACTTCAGATGAGATTTCACTCAACAGACGATATGACAAGGATACAACAGATGATATGTAATATCTTGCTGCAAACACTGAAGGACGTAAGCTTCCTCAGTAAAAAGTCTGCAGTGTCCCTCTGTGGAGACATCTTCATTGTTGCTTCCCCAGTCCAGTGTGCTGTCCAGGTGAACAGAGGTATTTCTACTCAAGCACCTCCACTTCTTCTGCCATTATGGAAATGCTGTTTGACAgattcctgctcctcctccactaCCACCTCCTTTGACTCATCCATATTTAAGATGAGAGGGTTGTTCCCACAATGTGTCAAAGTAGTCTACCAGTACTATCTCACATATCTATCTGAATAACACATATCAAAGACAAACCTGTTTTAAACTGTCACAAAATTTAGTCATCACTGGTGAAAAGCTGGTGCGTCGTTCATAAATACTGTAGTCTCATGAGAGGGACAACAGCTCCCTCTGCTGTTTCCCTGTTGACTTTGCATAATtacagttaaaatgtttcagaaaaatccCATGAAAGCAACATCTCTGTGATATGAAGAATATAAGGTTAGAGTGTATGGATTCATACAACATGAGGttgaacattttatttttttctaaaattatCAAAGAAAAATGCACACATCCCTCTTGTTGGAAAGAAGATGTTCAACATATTTAATGAACATttgtaaaaaatacaaaaatactgcacagatATGTAATGCTCCGACAACAAATGAAACAGCTCATCTATCCCACATTCTGACAATAACAATGTTAACTCAAACTTTAAAAGTCCAACATTTACCTTTTAACACACCCCCGCCAGACATTAATTTtaagccacacacacatatgtatgtatgtatgtatgtatgtatgtatgtatgtatgtatgtatgtatgtatgtatgtatgtatgtatgtatgcacacacacacacatatatatatatatatatatatatatatacatacatacatacatatatacacatatacatacacacacacatatatatatatatatatatgtatatgtttatgtatatgtatatgtgtgtatatatatatatatatatattatatatatatatagtccccAGCAGGGATGTACATCCCTGCTGGCATTCACTGTAAACTAACAACTATGCATGTTTCAAATCCACTTTTCATTCATCTATTTTTCCAACTACTAACAAAAGGCTAAATAATACAATTATGGCCAATCTGAATGTACTTATGACAATCCAGGAAGGAAAATTACAATAAATTTGAGTAAATGCCCCCCATGCTGGCACGCAGATTTACATTCACAATAAAACATGTGGATATTGACTGTGTTTGCTGTTTTGAAGCATTTGTACCCCCTCCTTTGCTGATCTTACCTAACCCACATAGTCTGTTGAATGGCACTGATTTATACAGGTTATATCACCAAGCACGTCATGTGTCTACGGCGTATAAGTGCATGGGTCTCTGACAGGAGCCTCCTCATAACTTCTTACTGACAATGAATGAAAGCATACAGTTAGAGGGAAAAATTGCATTCTGAACCACACTGATCAACACAAATAAATTCCTGTGTGATATAAAATGGTCAATTAGTCATGACTAAAGTCTTTCAAGCAGGAAGTCAgtccacaataaaaaaatgttgaattaTGTATGTGTTCTAAAAAGGATGACGTGTCAGAAACTAACCTCACAAGACACTTATGTAAACAAGGTAAAACTTCTGAACATTACAAAATAAGTCCAGTTATTAGCACAGTACTCAGCCAGCACTCATTTTAAACTCTTAtaatttctgttttgaaattatCTCATATCTGTGTGAATcagttgtagttttttttgcaACAAAAGACCCATTAAAAGATGAGAGATAAAAGCAGAACGTCTCACAGGGTGTCCATCCCTTCACTCCAACAGAATCAATGTGGTTAAAGTTTGTTCTGTAACCAACTGTTAATAATTCATATAAAACTGTTAAGATCTAAACAGTTTAAACATAGCATGACACTTAACAGCTGCAGTGGGAGATGAGAAGCTGAAGACTATGAGGTTTTCAAACAGACAGCAGTTCACATAAAGGTATCATGTGAAAAAGTCTGTTAGAAACTTCAATCTGGTTACATTTCACAACTTTTGAAACTGTTTGTATATTTACATACCCTGTCTTTGTGTCTCGCTTTAGTTGCCTACAAGCATGTTTTAAAGTCAAAGACCTGGATGATTCAGAACTTTCTACAGCTACATTCTGATAAAACTGAAGTTGTTGTATTTGGAtcctttattttgttacttATGACCAGAATCTGTCCTTTGATTGAATATATTTAAAATGAATACTGATAAGCATAAATATCAGTATCATTAAAATTCCTACTGAAACCCATCTCTCCTACTCAATTACTTTACTTTGTCTAAAATTATTTCAGAGCTTCACAACTGTAATTTAAGCTGTGTATGTACATGCCACATTCCCCAAACAAACCGTTTTTAACGGCTGCTGTATAATGGACAGATTAAGATACTTATACTTTGGCCACCCCTTAAATGGCCGGTAAATGTAGAGCATTACATGGTAGTTGATTGGCTTATTTTTGAGCTGTGTCCAAAATCACCTAACATTTGAGGAAACAAAATTATTTGCCTTCTTGGTGAGAATGTCAGTAGTGTAATCCATGTTCAGTAAATACTGGGGAAGTAAGACTTCCAACCTtacaaattaaaacatttttttgttttttttgtttaatagtGCAAAAACCGACCCAGCAAACCAGCTGTTGGAGGGAGCTTTGCATTTATGGCACAAACTTTTGTCTACACACGAAGACAAATAATCAGAGCAACATTATCTGAGCAACAGCAGCCTCAATGCTCCATTCTGTTTTAACTTGACGCATTCAGGCCAGTCCTACAGCCAAGGTGGAGGATGGCAGACTcactgaaagaaaataaatttagAGCATTCCTGTGTTGTATTAAAGCTCCGGTAAGCTACGTTAATGTTTCTAATCCATGAACTGAGTCTGGGACATAACAGTTACCTGTCTATATGAGAGAGGACTTCATTAAGTTGGTTGAGCAGTGCACGGTGCTTTTGAGGGTTTCCCTCAATCACCCCACTGAGACGACTCAGGTATGAGTCAAGGTTTCCGAGAGATGCTGTCTCACCTgtacctgttttttttaaaacaagaaaCATAATATCACATCCACATGAACTTATCTTTtaatggaaaacaaaaatacagaAGATACAAATTCTAAGCTATGATATGGCATTCCTTTTATCCAGTTAGCATTAAGAAATATCTACTTTTATTTAAGGCTTATATTCACTTTCGAACGTTATGAATGTTCCTAAAATAAGAGACAACAGATATAGACAATATACAAAAGTATTAGtgtcctttcctcttttctgtcACTGAATAAAACAGACCAACTGACCTGGAAGTGGGACTGATGAGAGACTGTTGACAAGAGTGTGTTTAATGGCCAGCAAGTGTTGGTGAAGTGCCTGGGTTCGCTTCTCGTCCTGCCCCAGCTCAGCTTCCAGACGCTCTTTAGCATTGTTCATGTCTTTAATGTGCCTCTGCAGCACTGCATTCTGCGCTTCAAACTCAATGTTGGCCTTCCGAAGTCGACGCAGCTCAGATTCTCGAGCTTAAAATATGAAGAGTGATATCAAAAAGAATTTGACACCATTATAGCATCACATCTTGATGTCCTGTTATTCAGTCAAGTAAGACTTCAGAGACATCAGGGCACAACACAGGGAACATGTGACATATTACAGAAGGATTGTTTCCATTTCTGTACCTTTGTTCTGATCAAGGAATTCTTCAGTAAAAATCGGGATGTCGAATCTAGTTGTGAATTCAGACGCCTAAAACAAAGACATGTAAAGGAAAATTCAAGCTCTTTGAAATTCATGTGAAAAAGACACTGGTGAACATACAGAgacaatatatattatattacacCTTTGTTAAAGATGGCCCTGAAGTAGGATTACCCATGACCAATGGAGTGTCTTCTGAAAGAGACAAAAATATCCATTACATACAGCTAATATGTTTTTGAGTAAATTTAGATGGTAATAGATGGGGCTAGTCATGTGTTAAATATTTTGGCTGAAATAACttataaaaacatatatacacAAACAGTATATTGGTGTATTAAACATGAGGTAAGCTTAGGTTAGCCGTCACCTTTTTTGATCCTCTTGTCATTTATCTTGGCACTAGTAATCTGATAGGCCTCTGTTTCCTGATATTCTTTCAGCTCCTGGGCATACTGCAGCTTCTCTCGCTCAGCCTCATCAAGATAGcgctatataaaataaatacatttttcaaaaatccTCAGTTCTgaattgcatttaaaaaaatgtcaatacATGGAAAACTTTTCAAAGTTACCTGTTTGTCATTTGGGGCTAATCGTGTCCACTCTGCTCCTAGTCTCTTTGTGATTTCTGGGAAAGGTAAGTCAGGGTAACGGGCCCTCATATGTTCTCGCCGTTCATTAAGGAAGCGGACATACCCGGTTACTGGTGCTTTAGGACCATTTGGTAGCACCTTCTTTCGTTTCTTTCCCTTCGGCCAGCCCCTCTTCTTAGGCTGTGAACATATGAAATAGCAATTggaaagaaacaaataaaagagaatctcacacacacacacacacacacacacacacacacacacacacacacacacacacacacacacacacacacacacacacacacacacacacacacacacacacacacacacacacacacacacacacacacacacacacacacacacatatatgtgtatgtgcatatatgtatgtgtgtgtgtatatatacatatatatatacagtatatctcaaaagtgagtacaccctttagatttttgcaaatattctgtCATATCCTTTCAGGGGATAACACTATCTTAATGAAACTTTGATATAACTTAAAGTAGTCAGTGTGCTGCTTGAATAACAGTATAGATTTATTGTCCTTTGAAAATTACTCAGTACACAGCTGTTAATGTGTAAACAGCTGGCaacaaaagtgagtacaccccATAGTGAACATGTCCTAATTGTGCCCAATGATGTTGTTTTCCCgccctggtgtcatgtgactcgttAGTGTTACAAGGATTCAGGTGTAAATGATAAGCAGGGCTGTTAAATTTGGTGTTTTGGGCACAATTCTCTCTGAATGCTGGACAACATGGCACCTCATGGCAAGGAACTCTCTGAGCGGCTGAAAAAAAGGATTATTGCGCTTCACAAAGATGGCCTTGGCTATAAGAAGATTGCCAACACCATGAAAATGAGTTGCAGCACAGTGGCTAAGATCATACAGCGGTTTTCCAGGACCGGTTCCACTCGGAACAGGCCTCGCCAGGGTCGACCAAAGAAGTTGAGTCCACGTGCTCAACGTCATATCCAGAGGTTGGTTTCCAAAAATAGACGTGCGAGTGCTTCCAGCATTGCTGCAGAGGTTGCAGAAGTGGGATGTCAGCCTGTCAGTGCCCAGACCATACGCCGCACGCTGCATCAAATCGGTTTGTATGGCCGTCGCCCCAGACAGAAGCCTCTTCTGAAACCGATGCATAAGAAAGCCCGCAAACAGTTCGCTGAAGACAATAAATCCAAGAACATGAGTTACCATgtcctgtggtctgatgagaccaaaataaaCCTGTTTGGGTCAGATGGTGTCCGGCGTGTGTGGCGGCACCCTGGTGAGGAGTACCAAGACAAATGTGTTTTGCCTACagtcaagcatggtggtggcagcatcatcgTCTGGGGCTGCATGAGTGCTGCCGGCACTGGGGAGCTGCATTTCATTGAGGGACACATGAATTCCAATATATACTGTGACATCCTGCAGCAGAGCATGATCCCCTCTCTTCGGGAACTGGGCTGTAGGGCAGTTTTCCAACATGATAATGACCCTAAACACACCTCCAAGATGACAACGGCCTTGCTGAAGAAGCTGAAGGTTAAGGTGATGGACTGGCCAAGTATGTCTCCAGACCTAAACCCAATTGAGCACATGTGGGGCATCCTCAAGAGGAAGGTGGAGGAGTGCAAGGTGTCCAACATCCGTGCGCTCCGTGATGTCGTCATGGAGGAGTGGAACATGATTCCAGAAGCAACCTGTGCAGCTCTGGTGAATCCCATGCCCAGGAGGGTTAAAGCAGTGCTAGATAACAATGGTGGTCACACAAAATATTGACACTTTGGGCACAATTTAGACATGTTCACTATggggtgtactcacttttgttGCCAGCTGTTTAGACATTAACAGCTGTGTACTGAGTAATTTTCAATGGACAATAAATCAACGATTTGAGAtatactgtgtgtgtatatatatatatatatatatatatatatatatatatatataaaaattagGAACTTTGTTAAGAAACGTCTTACGAAACTGTCTTGCAAAATATTTGAGCTTCCCCATTGTGCACCTTACCAGTGTATGACTACATAGTAACATAGCTGTAACAAACGTAAATGTGTTATGGGAGCTCCTTGCCTCTCCAGAGGGATAATACAGTGAAGATGCTGCTCACTCACCTCGTCCTGCGGCTGCTCTGCTGTGTGTGGAGCTCTGAGCGGCTGCGATGCCTCACTCTGCTCCTGTTTAATTCCCCCCATCATCTCCTTCTCTGACATTGACTATTTAAGCGTGAAAACAACGATCGCGGCGGGTTATCCTCTCGGAAAAACGTCTACGCAAgaattcatacaaaaaaaaaaaaagccagaggAAACTTTAAAAGTGAGGGTTAATTGAGCAGCAGGACGCTCACAGCTAAGGGACTGCTAGCAGTTCATTACAGCTAACCTTACTTGCGCGCGCACCCAAACACACAAAAGGTTATCAAAATTGACGACACTTGGGATGGGAAAATGCACTCATGCGCTGAATATTATTTATCATTAAATACAATGTCAATATATTTTTCCTCTTGGGTATACTTTTGAGATAAACGTTTATTTCTCACCAACATAGACGCTCCTCGTCCGAACAGGAAGAGGAATCAGCgcgccttctgattggtcactGGGGAGACTCGTGATTGGCTGGCTGcgatattagccccgcccccatcGCCCCTCCACCAGAACCAGTATGCGCTGGAATTTCTACCAGTAGTTACAAGCACGAAACATAATGTCCCACAGCCCCATATTATGTTTAAACTCTGTAAAACTATCTTTACATGGCTCAAATTTTCAAGCTCCCTCTTCCTGATAGCCATgagagaatataatttattttttattgaattgtttatttcgaacacataaggaaaaaaatataaaatgttaaaacaaattcaaaacatacagaaaaaaagcaatcacaacaaaaacataatacaaacagggggaaaaaaacagtgtccgaaaaggagcaggtagaagtaaaacctgtttaaccctgcccctttgttgcctctattataaattaaacataaataataatacatagctgGGTCATTCCTACTATTCGGTGCCATTTCATCCTGGTTTACTTTCTgcgaaaaatgtttaaattctcatgatttttttatttaatctgaaGGAGGGCTTTTTGAATGATAGGAAAAACATATTGGTCCAGCTCAGGATATTATGGTTTAATAATTTTTACCAAATTCGTTGCATGTGACATAGGCCAAATGTCCACCCTGTTACAGGACGTTCTCATGTTTATTACTAAG encodes:
- the hmg20b gene encoding SWI/SNF-related matrix-associated actin-dependent regulator of chromatin subfamily E member 1-related isoform X1; amino-acid sequence: MSEKEMMGGIKQEQSEASQPLRAPHTAEQPQDEPKKRGWPKGKKRKKVLPNGPKAPVTGYVRFLNERREHMRARYPDLPFPEITKRLGAEWTRLAPNDKQRYLDEAEREKLQYAQELKEYQETEAYQITSAKINDKRIKKEDTPLVMGNPTSGPSLTKASEFTTRFDIPIFTEEFLDQNKARESELRRLRKANIEFEAQNAVLQRHIKDMNNAKERLEAELGQDEKRTQALHQHLLAIKHTLVNSLSSVPLPGTGETASLGNLDSYLSRLSGVIEGNPQKHRALLNQLNEVLSHIDSESAILHLGCRTGLNASS
- the hmg20b gene encoding SWI/SNF-related matrix-associated actin-dependent regulator of chromatin subfamily E member 1-related isoform X2, translated to MSEKEMMGGIKQEQSEASQPLRAPHTAEQPQDEPKKRGWPKGKKRKKVLPNGPKAPVTGYVRFLNERREHMRARYPDLPFPEITKRLGAEWTRLAPNDKQRYLDEAEREKLQYAQELKEYQETEAYQITSAKINDKRIKKDTPLVMGNPTSGPSLTKASEFTTRFDIPIFTEEFLDQNKARESELRRLRKANIEFEAQNAVLQRHIKDMNNAKERLEAELGQDEKRTQALHQHLLAIKHTLVNSLSSVPLPGTGETASLGNLDSYLSRLSGVIEGNPQKHRALLNQLNEVLSHIDSESAILHLGCRTGLNASS